The proteins below come from a single Sphingomicrobium sediminis genomic window:
- a CDS encoding protein-disulfide reductase DsbD family protein, with product MLQRLLLLIAILFAAALPARAQQTNLLPSLVAETPADPDGGTVTLAIRFEGKPGWYGYWKNPGDAGLPLNVQWDLPDGVEVGEMRFPTPMRYEAAGLMSYIYRDTHAVLVEVETPATGATVLPIGAEMRWLACTDRLCVPERGEVKLLLPVGEGAERADEFDQYRRDLPRPLESEARWDVSGSTLSVALPIPESVGVGSPDLILERAEDGQTHLIDYGEPQRFRRSGEWLIADLALRDGAEPDRVAGLIKLGTGQGLEFVARAGDVPSGGEIVADKGSGAILYAILGALLGGLILNLMPCVFPVLAMKALHLAKAGSSEAYARRDALGYAAGAVVGTAALGLVLLGIRAGGDAVGWAFQLQDPRTIFILLLLAWAITLNLLGLFELPVLAGGFEAKGSFATGALAAFVATPCAGPFLGTALGTALILPPLAAVAVFASLGLGLALPFLAIGFIPALRNRMPKPGKWMETLKRWLALPMGLTVIACLWLLWRLAGPIGVTSGVLGLGLAAAALALFGRRVGMMRTAFALVLGIGVLGAIFLPNEPIKREVSVPGAIAWTPQAVDAAASAGRPVFVYFTADWCLSCKANERVAISRDSVTQAFDEADVAVFVADWTDGDAQITRFLEGRGRAGVPLYLWYAPGSNEPEELPQLLTPGMLTQRVEAAQSAAR from the coding sequence ATGCTCCAGCGCCTGCTTCTTCTGATCGCGATTCTGTTTGCCGCCGCGCTGCCGGCGCGGGCGCAGCAGACAAACCTCTTACCCAGCCTGGTGGCCGAGACGCCCGCCGACCCCGATGGCGGGACGGTGACGCTGGCGATCCGCTTCGAAGGCAAGCCCGGCTGGTACGGATATTGGAAGAATCCCGGCGATGCGGGGCTGCCGCTTAATGTCCAGTGGGACCTGCCCGACGGGGTCGAAGTGGGCGAAATGCGTTTCCCGACGCCGATGCGCTACGAGGCGGCGGGACTGATGAGCTATATCTACCGCGACACGCATGCTGTGCTCGTCGAGGTCGAGACTCCCGCGACGGGGGCGACGGTGCTGCCCATCGGTGCCGAAATGCGCTGGCTGGCCTGTACCGACCGGCTGTGCGTGCCCGAACGCGGCGAGGTGAAGCTGCTGCTGCCGGTAGGCGAGGGGGCCGAGCGGGCCGACGAATTCGACCAGTATCGTCGCGATTTGCCGCGCCCGCTCGAAAGCGAGGCGCGCTGGGATGTCTCCGGCAGCACGCTTTCGGTGGCGCTCCCCATCCCGGAAAGCGTTGGCGTGGGCAGCCCCGACCTCATCCTCGAACGGGCTGAGGACGGGCAGACCCATCTGATCGATTATGGCGAACCGCAGCGTTTCCGCCGCAGCGGCGAATGGCTCATCGCGGACCTCGCCCTGCGCGATGGCGCGGAGCCGGACCGGGTAGCCGGTCTCATCAAGCTCGGCACTGGTCAGGGCCTAGAGTTCGTGGCGCGTGCGGGTGACGTACCGAGCGGCGGCGAGATCGTCGCCGACAAGGGCTCAGGCGCCATCCTCTATGCAATCCTCGGGGCGCTACTGGGCGGCCTCATCCTCAACCTCATGCCGTGCGTTTTTCCCGTGCTCGCGATGAAGGCGCTGCATCTTGCCAAGGCCGGATCGAGCGAGGCCTATGCGCGGCGCGATGCGCTCGGATATGCGGCAGGCGCTGTCGTCGGCACGGCGGCGCTGGGTCTCGTCCTGCTCGGCATTCGTGCGGGAGGCGACGCGGTCGGCTGGGCATTCCAGCTCCAGGACCCGCGCACCATCTTCATCCTCTTGCTGCTGGCCTGGGCGATCACCTTGAACCTGCTCGGCCTGTTCGAATTGCCCGTGCTGGCAGGCGGGTTTGAAGCCAAGGGCAGTTTCGCGACCGGCGCGCTTGCCGCTTTCGTGGCGACGCCTTGCGCCGGACCGTTTCTCGGGACCGCGCTCGGGACCGCATTGATCCTGCCGCCATTGGCTGCTGTCGCCGTCTTTGCCTCGCTCGGGCTGGGGCTTGCCCTGCCGTTTCTCGCCATCGGCTTCATTCCGGCGCTGCGCAACCGCATGCCCAAGCCGGGCAAGTGGATGGAGACATTGAAGCGTTGGCTGGCGCTGCCGATGGGCCTGACCGTCATCGCCTGCCTGTGGCTGCTGTGGCGGTTGGCCGGGCCGATTGGTGTCACTAGCGGCGTTCTCGGCCTTGGGCTTGCGGCGGCTGCGCTGGCATTATTCGGGCGGCGCGTCGGCATGATGCGGACCGCCTTCGCGCTGGTGCTCGGCATCGGCGTGCTGGGTGCAATCTTTCTGCCCAATGAGCCGATCAAGCGCGAGGTGAGCGTGCCGGGCGCGATTGCCTGGACGCCGCAGGCGGTCGACGCGGCGGCCTCGGCAGGGCGCCCGGTCTTCGTCTATTTCACCGCGGACTGGTGCCTGTCCTGCAAGGCCAACGAGCGCGTCGCGATATCGCGCGACAGCGTCACGCAGGCCTTCGACGAGGCGGATGTCGCGGTGTTCGTGGCCGACTGGACCGACGGCGATGCGCAGATCACGCGTTTCCTTGAAGGGCGCGGGCGTGCGGGTGTGCCGCTCTATCTCTGGTACGCGCCGGGTTCGAACGAGCCGGAAGAGTTGCCGCAGCTCCTCACCCCCGGCATGCTGACCCAGAGGGTCGAAGCGGCTCAGTCCGCAGCGCGATAG